The genomic window GTGACTAGGGTAGGCAATGGAGATTAAAGGAAGAACACCCACTCTGCCCAGACCAGGGGAGGAggtcaggaaggcttcctggagctGGTGTCCCTTGGAGATTGTGGAGGAGATAGTCACATGAAGTGGGGGATTGGGTGGGAAACCATGGAAAGGGTGTTCCAGACAGAGATAATGGCATGTGCAAAGCCTGAAGAAATATATAAGACAAGAGTTCATTTGAAGAACTGCAAATGAGGCTTCATGTAGATCAGTCTGATTGGACACCAGAGTATGAGTCAGGAAATGTGTTGGCAGAGGTAAGTAAGGAGGGCAGACCATCTGAAGCCTAAAATGGAGGAGGTCCAACCATGTTCTCCTCCTCCGCAGatcccccacctccacacaccTCTGGCACCTGAAGGACTCCTACCTGAGTAGCAGGAGtgccaggcagagaggagacCAGCCAGGGTCAAGAGCAGGGAGATGggcaccaccaccagcagcacaTCTTTGTAGGAGGAATTTCCTGGGGCTGGATACGGAGGGGGCGGGTCAGAGAGGGGCTTGATTCTTCACAATCCCTCCACCACTGACCCCAGGCCTTTGGCATACCTGCCTCATGATGGCAGCTCTCCCAAGGGGTGACAGTGGCCAAGTCCCAGCTGACAGGGTTAGAGACAATGCAGGAATAGGTCGTGCTCTTGTCTCCTGGTCCCAGTGAAACCCTCAGCACCTGTCCATCCGTGAAGAGGTCACTTGGCTCCATACCAAAGTCAATGGTCCCTTCCCGTCGCCAGCTATAGGTTATGTCACTGATGTTGGGGGCCCAACAGGACAGGAACACCTGGCAGGTCTTGGGTGGCTGAGCCTCTCCTGGTACAGCGATGAATACTTGTACCACGGGTCTGGGCACCACATCTAGACAAGAACAGTAGAGCAGGCATGGGTTACAGTGATGCTGGGAAGGGCATATCGTGCCAGCCCTGGGATCCATGCAGGGTTAGAGGTCACCTCTGACCAGCTTACTCTTGCTCCAGAACATAGTCTGGCTTCCCATTGCCCATAGGACAGAGGCTGAATTTCTTAGTCTGGTATTCAAAATCCTTCATGACATAGTTGATGTCAACCTCTGTAGCTGTAACCTCCTGCTGGTCTTACTCACCTACCCTGATTAATTTCCTGTTCTCCCAAGCACGCCATACTTTCCCATATCCTGGGCGCTTTCATCTGGCTCAGCTGTGCACGTATgtctttgtcttctcttcctcctaGGAAACTCTTACCAACCCTTTAAGACCCAGCTTGAGCACATAGCTTGCTTTTCTGATCATGAAGTCTTCCCTGACACCGCAGGCTTGGAAGACTCCAAAACTCTGTCTGTCCTTTGTCTTAGCACTTTCCTCATGACATATCAGGCAGACAGGTGATAGGCATCTATTAAATCAGGCAAGAAGACAAACACATTCCTGGATTATTAGAGCTTTCAGTTTGGTGAAGAAGACAGGTGCTGACAAGTGACTgaataattaaggaaataattacaaGGGTGCAAACTGCGGGGGAGACCGGGGGTGGGGGCTCTGTTTCATTATGTTCATAACCCAGCTCTCTAGGTGCTTAGCCACCTGGACCGGTGAACAGATTGGAGTCCCGGCCTCCCCGGCAGAGGCTCGCCTTTTCTGTATAGGTTGATGAGTAAATCCCGAGTCTCTGTGACAATGGGGGCCAGCAGGAGAGCATTCTGGTGACAACAGGAGGGCTCTGTCTCTGACAGCATTCCAGAGTCAAGCAGAGTAAAACCTCATTAATGCCAGCTCAAGCTGGTGGGATTTGTgatatggaaaaggaaagatttgCTGGGCACCCTAATAGTATAAACAAAGATTaccgtgtgtgtatgtgggggggatATTTACACTACTTAGGAGGACAAGCTGCTTCCAAACACTATCAGGCACAGTAGAAACACCCATTGACATTTCTAGCAACTGATCTGCTAATTCAAATCATTCTTATCTATTGTCAAAGCAGAGCTCCCAAGGACGGCTGCTGGCAGCGTCGTGCAATTAGTTCTAATCATGCTATGTATTTGGAAGCAATAAAACAGCAATTTCCTTAAAATCTGTAATTCAGACGCTGAGAACAAGGCATTTGAGAGCTTAGTGGTGTGGGTGCTGCGCTTGTTATCCCATTCAATGTCCTCATTTCACACGTGCAGCAGCTGAGACTCAGAGCAGGAAGAGGCTCCAGGGCTGCCTGTATGGTTGTGGAGGTTATTCACTGCACAAGGGCCCTGGGCTAAGGGGATAACCAGTGAGGGTGGGGCTGCTGAAATCCAGCCAGTGCTCCGCCTGCCAAGCCGTGCAACTGGGTTCAGGGCTGCGTGCATCCAGGACACACGAATAATGGCAAGCTGGCATCCTGAGGGGCTCACAGACAACCTGCTAGCTGTCCCTGGGTTCGTGGTGGGGGTGGTTGgggtcctctctccttccccgtttcctgactttctctccctcactgtcttcctcttcctAGCTGTCACCcctacttttcattctttttttttttttaaaggttttatttatttatttgacagagagagatcacaagtagacagagaggcaggcagagagagagagagaggagggaagcaggctccctgctgagcagagagcctgatgcgggactcgatcccaggaccctgagatcatgacctgagccgaaggcagcggcttaacccactgagccacccaggtgcccccctacttTTCATTCTTAACAGTGGACCTTTTTCTCCCCATTGCCCTACCAAATTTCTGAGGTTTTACTGAAATAGTGATTTGGGGTACCTCACATTCTTTTTCCAAGCCATTAGACAGATAAATGAGAGCTaaaaggccatttttttttcttgatcagcaACAAATATGGTGGAAGGGGAGGCAGTAGAGGTGGAGATagaggtggtgatggtggaggtggtggACATAGACgtgatggtggtggaggtgatggtggaggtgataGTGGAGAAAGTGAAGGTTATGGTGAAGGTGgtgatggaggtgatggtggagTTGGCAGTGATCGTGGAGAAGGTGGAGGTGATGGTGAAGGTGGTGGAGGTGATGGAGAAGGTGGAGGTGATGGTAGTGTTGGAGGTGATAATGGAGAAGTTGGAGGTGATGGAGAAGGTGGAGGTGATGGAGAAGTTGgaagtgatggtgatggtggtagagCTGATGGTGGAGctgatggtggaggtgatggtggagaAGGTAGAGCTGATGGTGAtgtgatggtggaggtgatggtgaAGAAGGTGGAGGTGAAGGTGATGGTGgaggaggtgatggtggtggaaGTGGAGGTGGTGGagatggaggtgatggtggaggttatggtggtggtgatggagaaGGTGGAgataatggtgatgatgttgGAGGTGATGGTGAAGAAGGTAGAGGTGAAGGTGATGGTGGAGGAGGTGGAGATTGTGGAGGTGAAGTTGCTGGAAAAATTAGCTCGCCCAGTGGCCGGTGAAGCCAGCCACCCCAGCTGAGGTGTTGACTGGCAGCATGGATGAGTCTGGCAAACCACGGGGAGCAGAAGACCACCCCCACTGAGCCCTGCCACCCTGCAGGTGGTGAGAAATTAAAATAGCTGCTTTCAGGCAgtaagttttggggtggtttgttttgCAACAATGAATAATTGAGAGAACCCATGAATGTcatatagttaaaagtctctagTCTAAAGAACTCTTCAAAGCAGTATGAAATAAACATTCCATGCTTCAATTATGTTTTAGTTTTGAGTAAAAAAACATTGTGTCATAGTTTGGCAATATGTTTTTTCTTGTTAGTGTTTTGTCTAACTATGGCACATCTTATAACTGTAGCATTCTGGAGTGTAGGCCAGACCTCTGTCTTGGATGTGTTCCCAGATGCAGTGTATCCTGCCTTTGTGGGCAGCTACGTGTACTACCAGTCACGACACCCATTTGATCAATGAGAAAGGTGAATGCTCGGGAAGCTTTGCATCGTGTCCAAGGCCACGGAGCCTAGAAAGGACCCCGCTGGGATTCAGACAAGGACAGTGGGGTGGCAAAGCCGGGCTGCCTCACACAAGAGGGCACCTGGGAGTCCCTGAGGAGCTTTCTCAGACGTGTCCCAAATCAGCTGCAAGGCCCGAGGCCAGAGGTCTCCCCAGCTCCCGGGACCAGGACccctttccagaactttctttgTGGGCAGCTGGAGAGCCAGTGTGGGGTGCACTCACCGTACACCTTGAGCTGCAGGACCTGGGTCCGGGACCGACCGCCCGTGTCCACCAGCAGCAGGGAGAAGTTGCCGCTGTCTCCAGACTCCAGCGGCTGGAGCTCCAGGCTGAGGTTGCTGTGCAGCTGGGCTCGCCCCAGGAAGCGGGAGCGGTACAGAG from Lutra lutra chromosome 15, mLutLut1.2, whole genome shotgun sequence includes these protein-coding regions:
- the SLAMF8 gene encoding SLAM family member 8, which produces MFWIWVAEGVCWPLGRRMALWSLWSLLLWEASSAQVHGQVGGSVLLVAERPADFQVREAIWRSLWPSEELLATFFRGTPETLYRSRFLGRAQLHSNLSLELQPLESGDSGNFSLLLVDTGGRSRTQVLQLKVYDVVPRPVVQVFIAVPGEAQPPKTCQVFLSCWAPNISDITYSWRREGTIDFGMEPSDLFTDGQVLRVSLGPGDKSTTYSCIVSNPVSWDLATVTPWESCHHEAAPGNSSYKDVLLVVVPISLLLTLAGLLSAWHSCYSGKKQKDVCNDRVTPETENPLV